The Pseudomonas multiresinivorans DNA window GCTTCGTTGATCATCACGGGGGCACGTTTGCAGATCCAGTATTTGCCCACGGCGGTAACCAGGCGGGCGAACTTGTCTTCCTGTTCGTCGTGCAGGTGGTCCAGGGCGCGGCCCATGCGCATGGTCAGGGCCAGCGCGGCTTCGCTTTCCAGGGCGAGGTCGGCCAGCACGTTCTGCATCAGCGGTTGCTCGGCCAGCACGCGACCGCCGACCTGGCGGTAGGCGCAGTGGTGCGCGGCCTGGGTCAGCGCCTGGCGCATCAGCGAGCTGGAACCGATCATGCAGTCGAAGCGGGTCATGGCGACCATCTCGATGATGGTCGGCACGCCGCGGCCTTCCTCGCCGACCATCCACGCCAGCGCGCCCCGGTATTCCACTTCGCTGGAGGCGTTGGACCAGTTGCCCAGCTTGTTCTTCAGGCGCTGGATGTAGAACTCGTTGCGGCTGCCGTCCGGGCGGTGGCGCGGCAGCAGGAAGCAGGTCAGGCCCTTGTCGGTGTAGGCCAGGGTGAGGAAGGCGTCGCACATCGGCGCCGAGCAGAACCACTTGTGGCCGACCAGCTCGTAGGCCTGGCCCGGGCCGGGAATGCCCACCGGGTAGGCGCGGGTAGTATTGGCGCGCACGTCGGTACCACCCTGCTTCTCGGTCATGGCCATGCCGATGGTGGCGCCGGCCTTCTGCTCGATGGGCAGGTTGCGCGGGTCGTATTCGGTGGAAAGGATCTTCGGCAGCCACTTCTCGGCGATGTCCGGCTGCAGGCGGATAGCCGGCACGCTGGCAAAGGTCATGGTCAGCGGGCAGCCGGTGCCGGCCTCCGCCTGGCTGTGCAGATAGCTGAGGCCGGCGCGGGCAACGTGGGCGCCGGCACGCGGGTCGGTCCAGGGCATGGACGGGATACCGGCCTCGATGGAGGCGCGCATCAGCTCGTGGTAGGCCGGGTGGAATTCGATCAGGTCGACGCGATGGCCGTAGCGGTCATGGGACTTGAACACCGGCTTGTTCTCGTTGGCCAGAAAGCCCGCCGCCATCAGCGGGCCACCCGCCAGCGCGCCATAGGCGTCGAGCTTCTGCTCGGCGAAGCCGCCGCCGTAGCGGCGCACCCACTCCTGCAGCGGCACGTCGACGCGATAGAGGTTGGCGCCATCCAGCGGCGGCACCTGGTTGGTCACTTCGTGGGTCTCGGCGTACTGGTGCGGGATCATGGCTGGTCCTCCATCACAGGCGTGGGCCTGGCAGGTTTTGGCAAAGCAGCAGGGAACGCACCGACGGCGCGCAGGCAGAAGTTCACGAGGGCGTCGCTGACGTCCTCCAGGGAAACCTTGGACTCACCGGCATCCCGCGCGGCGCGGGCCGG harbors:
- a CDS encoding acyl-CoA dehydrogenase family protein, with translation MIPHQYAETHEVTNQVPPLDGANLYRVDVPLQEWVRRYGGGFAEQKLDAYGALAGGPLMAAGFLANENKPVFKSHDRYGHRVDLIEFHPAYHELMRASIEAGIPSMPWTDPRAGAHVARAGLSYLHSQAEAGTGCPLTMTFASVPAIRLQPDIAEKWLPKILSTEYDPRNLPIEQKAGATIGMAMTEKQGGTDVRANTTRAYPVGIPGPGQAYELVGHKWFCSAPMCDAFLTLAYTDKGLTCFLLPRHRPDGSRNEFYIQRLKNKLGNWSNASSEVEYRGALAWMVGEEGRGVPTIIEMVAMTRFDCMIGSSSLMRQALTQAAHHCAYRQVGGRVLAEQPLMQNVLADLALESEAALALTMRMGRALDHLHDEQEDKFARLVTAVGKYWICKRAPVMINEAAECLGGAGYVEDTILPRLYREAPVNSTWEGSGNVQCLDVLRALSKEPGVLDALFAELGDGHGDARLASFIGNLKASFADTQDIQYRARQLTENVAVALQAKLLLEAGNSVVSDAFIASRLDDGGRVYGTLPRGVNVEALVARATPHLA